A stretch of Anas acuta chromosome 3, bAnaAcu1.1, whole genome shotgun sequence DNA encodes these proteins:
- the AKIRIN2 gene encoding akirin-2 isoform X1: MACGATLKRTLDFDPLLSPASPKRRRCAPLSAPASAAASSASSSSFAAASSPQKYLRMEPSPFGEVSSRLTTEQILYNIKQEYKRMQKRRHLENSFQQTDPCCSTDAQPHAFLLTGPALPGTSSAASSPLKKEQPLFTLRQVGMICERLLKEREEKIREEYEEILTTKLAEHPTLLHMYFSTREEGEWRGAASEQYDAFVKFTHDQIMRRYGEQPASYVS, translated from the exons ATGGCGTGCGGCGCCACGTTGAAAAGGACTCTGGATTTCGACCCGCTGCTCAGCCCGGCGTCGCCGAAGCGGAGGCGATGTGCGCCATTGTCAGCCCCGGCCTcggccgccgcctcctcggcctcctcctcctctttcgccgccgcctcctccccgcaGAAATACCTGCGCATGGAGCCCTCGCCCTTCGGGGAGGTGTCGTCGCGGCTCACCACAG aacAAATTCTGTACAACATAAAACAGGAGTATAAACGCATGCAGAAGAGGAGACACTTAGAAAATAGCTTCCAGCAGACAGATCCTTGTTGTTCTACTGATGCACAGCCACATGCATTTCTCCTTACTGGACCAGCTTTGCCAG gTACTTCATCTGCAGCATCATCACCATTGAAAAAAGAACAGCCTCTGTTTACTCTCAGACAAGTTGGAATGATCTGTGAACGTTTGCTGAAAGAGCGTGAAGAGAAAATCCGTGAAGAGTATGAAGAAATTTTGACCACAAAACTTGCAG AACACCCCACATTGCTGCACATGTATTTTTCCAcaagggaggaaggggaatggAGAGGAGCGGCATCTG AACAATACGACGCGTTTGTGAAGTTCACGCATGATCAAATCATGCGACGATATGGAGAACAGCCTGCCAGTT acgTTTCATGA
- the AKIRIN2 gene encoding akirin-2 isoform X2, whose product MACGATLKRTLDFDPLLSPASPKRRRCAPLSAPASAAASSASSSSFAAASSPQKYLRMEPSPFGEVSSRLTTEQILYNIKQEYKRMQKRRHLENSFQQTDPCCSTDAQPHAFLLTGPALPGTSSAASSPLKKEQPLFTLRQVGMICERLLKEREEKIREEYEEILTTKLAGEAHPCKRMGTLMGQTCGTRNHYQCNCIFG is encoded by the exons ATGGCGTGCGGCGCCACGTTGAAAAGGACTCTGGATTTCGACCCGCTGCTCAGCCCGGCGTCGCCGAAGCGGAGGCGATGTGCGCCATTGTCAGCCCCGGCCTcggccgccgcctcctcggcctcctcctcctctttcgccgccgcctcctccccgcaGAAATACCTGCGCATGGAGCCCTCGCCCTTCGGGGAGGTGTCGTCGCGGCTCACCACAG aacAAATTCTGTACAACATAAAACAGGAGTATAAACGCATGCAGAAGAGGAGACACTTAGAAAATAGCTTCCAGCAGACAGATCCTTGTTGTTCTACTGATGCACAGCCACATGCATTTCTCCTTACTGGACCAGCTTTGCCAG gTACTTCATCTGCAGCATCATCACCATTGAAAAAAGAACAGCCTCTGTTTACTCTCAGACAAGTTGGAATGATCTGTGAACGTTTGCTGAAAGAGCGTGAAGAGAAAATCCGTGAAGAGTATGAAGAAATTTTGACCACAAAACTTGCAG GTGAAGCTCATCCCTGCAAGAGGATGGGGACTTTAATGGGGCAAACCTGTGGGACTAGGAACCACTACCAATGTAACTGCATTTTTGGTTGA
- the AKIRIN2 gene encoding akirin-2 isoform X3, which translates to MACGATLKRTLDFDPLLSPASPKRRRCAPLSAPASAAASSASSSSFAAASSPQKYLRMEPSPFGEVSSRLTTEQILYNIKQEYKRMQKRRHLENSFQQTDPCCSTDAQPHAFLLTGPALPGTSSAASSPLKKEQPLFTLRQVGMICERLLKEREEKIREEYEEILTTKLAEQYDAFVKFTHDQIMRRYGEQPASYVS; encoded by the exons ATGGCGTGCGGCGCCACGTTGAAAAGGACTCTGGATTTCGACCCGCTGCTCAGCCCGGCGTCGCCGAAGCGGAGGCGATGTGCGCCATTGTCAGCCCCGGCCTcggccgccgcctcctcggcctcctcctcctctttcgccgccgcctcctccccgcaGAAATACCTGCGCATGGAGCCCTCGCCCTTCGGGGAGGTGTCGTCGCGGCTCACCACAG aacAAATTCTGTACAACATAAAACAGGAGTATAAACGCATGCAGAAGAGGAGACACTTAGAAAATAGCTTCCAGCAGACAGATCCTTGTTGTTCTACTGATGCACAGCCACATGCATTTCTCCTTACTGGACCAGCTTTGCCAG gTACTTCATCTGCAGCATCATCACCATTGAAAAAAGAACAGCCTCTGTTTACTCTCAGACAAGTTGGAATGATCTGTGAACGTTTGCTGAAAGAGCGTGAAGAGAAAATCCGTGAAGAGTATGAAGAAATTTTGACCACAAAACTTGCAG AACAATACGACGCGTTTGTGAAGTTCACGCATGATCAAATCATGCGACGATATGGAGAACAGCCTGCCAGTT acgTTTCATGA